The following is a genomic window from Deinococcus reticulitermitis.
AGCGGGCGTAGGGACGCAGGCGCTTCTCGAGCTCGGCGCGCGCCTTTCTGCCGGCGTCGTCGTTGTCCATCACGAGGATCACGTCTTTGCCTTCAAAGAGCGGCTCGTCATCCCGGGCGAGGGTCTGGGTGCCGGGGATGGCGGCGGCGGCGACGCCCGGCAGCGCGGCCTGCAGCGACAGCGCATCAAGTTCACCTTC
Proteins encoded in this region:
- a CDS encoding toprim domain-containing protein, whose amino-acid sequence is MSDQLFIAEGELDALSLQAALPGVAAAAIPGTQTLARDDEPLFEGKDVILVMDNDDAGRKARAELEKRLRPYARSVTQAYVHPDFSDVNEQLVKRGRKWSAGYWEAVRTEAVKRKVFRTV